A stretch of the Denticeps clupeoides chromosome 6, fDenClu1.1, whole genome shotgun sequence genome encodes the following:
- the LOC114792130 gene encoding 5-hydroxytryptamine receptor 4-like, with protein sequence MSSVSPSDGLRSNLTEWHLRNCSTGAFDVSGNKIYLLFVLIPITALAVLGNLMTMMSVVYFHHLQTPTNSFIVSLATADFLLAVLVMPFSVVRSVDHWRFGGAFCLVHYYLDVTLCTASIFNLSCVALDRYLAVFDPLRYPARMSRCHVTRLQLVSWLVPVVLSSLLITQGLRSESEAAHTEMLDTCVPALNKPYAVTASTVSFFLPMGFLIIVYGKIFKVAQKQARQIQVVEEQASHCHHTVGSFCRTPSTPHFRSKERKAAKTLGVVMGAFLLCWLPFFIINAVQPFLSYHINQWVMEFALWLGYANSSLNPFLYAFFNVSFRRAFTNILACRLLDFRLRNSSLSSGNNRQTNSDGENSSR encoded by the coding sequence ATGTCGTCTGTCAGTCCATCCGACGGTCTCCGCAGCAACTTGACGGAATGGCACCTCCGCAACTGCAGCACTGGAGCTTTCGATGTCTCAGGGAACAAGATCTACCTCCTCTTCGTTCTCATCCCAATCACTGCGCTCGCTGTTCTGGGAAACCTCATGACCATGATGTCAGTGGTCTACTTCCACCATCTTCAAACGCCAACCAACTCTTTCATCGTCTCCCTGGCGACAGCCGACTTCCTGCTTGCAGTGCTGGTGATGCCGTTCAGCGTGGTGCGCTCTGTGGACCACTGGAGATTTGGCGGGGCTTTCTGCCTCGTTCACTACTACCTGGACGTCACACTGTGCACGGCGTCCATCTTCAACCTGAGCTGCGTCGCTCTCGACCGCTACCTGGCGGTGTTCGACCCTCTGCGCTACCCCGCCCGAATGTCCCGTTGCCACGTGACCCGGCTGCAGCTGGTTTCCTGGCTGGTGCCAGTTGTGCTGTCTTCTCTGCTCATCACTCAAGGCCTGAGGAGCGAGAGCGAAGCAGCTCACACGGAGATGCTGGACACGTGTGTGCCCGCCCTGAACAAACCTTATGCCGTAACAGCATCTACGGTTAGCTTCTTCCTACCCATGGGCTTTTTGATCATCGTGTATGGGAAGATCTTTAAGGTGGCACAAAAGCAAGCCAGGCAGATCCAGGTTGTGGAGGAGCAGGCGAGTCACTGTCACCACACAGTCGGCTCTTTCTGTCGGACCCCATCGACGCCGCACTTCCGCAGCAAGGAGAGGAAAGCTGCCAAGACTCTGGGGGTTGTGATGGGAGCTTTCTTGCTCTGTTGGCTGCCATTTTTCATCATCAACGCAGTCCAGCCGTTTTTGAGTTACCACATCAATCAGTGGGTCATGGAGTTTGCACTCTGGCTAGGCTATGCCAACTCCTCGCTCAACCCCTTCCTCTATGCGTTCTTCAACGTTTCTTTCCGACGTGCGTTCACTAACATTTTAGCTTGCAGGCTTCTTGATTTCAGACTGAGGAACAGCAGTCTGTCCAGTGGGAACAACCGGCAGACAAACTCCGATGGGGAAAATTCCTCAAGATAG